In the Canis lupus dingo isolate Sandy chromosome 36, ASM325472v2, whole genome shotgun sequence genome, one interval contains:
- the LOC112668228 gene encoding basic proline-rich protein-like isoform X2, with amino-acid sequence MGGEGRAPISREPRGFLKPFPGRDGRLCRKGAAATRAPRVPPRVPLPTHDTPGARRDQTAKPPARQPLGSPGQAGDGALRSRPPGRLQVPQPPPPRPGRLGLGAGRGVRTSALGPPTPRAPHGGGSAHYTPVLGLAGSPAAPRTPALERGREDKGTEEVLPAEGTLL; translated from the exons ATGGGAGGCGAGGGCCGGGCCCCCATCTCCCGAGAGCCCCGCGGCTTCCTAAAGCCCTTCCCGGGGAGGGATGGGAGGCTCTGCCGCAAAGGAGCGGCTGCCACGCGCGCGCCTCGCGTCCCTCCCCGGGTCCCTCTTCCCACGCACGACACACCGGGCGCTAGAAGGGACCAGACCGCAAAGCCCCCTGCGCGGCAGCCCCTGGGGTCCCCCGGGCAAGCAGGGGACGGGGCGCTGCGATCCCGGCCGCCAGGCCGCCTGCAGGTGCCccagccgccccctccccggccgggTCGCCTGGGCCTCGGCGCAG GTCGAGGTGTCAGGACATCTGCACTCGGGCCGCCCACCCCTAGGGCTCCGCACGGCGGGGGCTCCGCACACTACACCCCGGTCCTCGGcctcgcagggagcccggccGCCCCCCGGACACCAGccctggagagaggaagagaagacaagGGGACAGAAGAAGTGCTTCCCGCAGAGGGGACACTGCTGTGA
- the LOC112668228 gene encoding basic proline-rich protein-like isoform X1, which translates to MGGEGRAPISREPRGFLKPFPGRDGRLCRKGAAATRAPRVPPRVPLPTHDTPGARRDQTAKPPARQPLGSPGQAGDGALRSRPPGRLQVPQPPPPRPGRLGLGAGRGVRTSALGPPTPRAPHGGGSAHYTPVLGLAGSPAAPRTPALERGREDKGTEEVLPAEGTLLSAGFKSAASLKQIP; encoded by the exons ATGGGAGGCGAGGGCCGGGCCCCCATCTCCCGAGAGCCCCGCGGCTTCCTAAAGCCCTTCCCGGGGAGGGATGGGAGGCTCTGCCGCAAAGGAGCGGCTGCCACGCGCGCGCCTCGCGTCCCTCCCCGGGTCCCTCTTCCCACGCACGACACACCGGGCGCTAGAAGGGACCAGACCGCAAAGCCCCCTGCGCGGCAGCCCCTGGGGTCCCCCGGGCAAGCAGGGGACGGGGCGCTGCGATCCCGGCCGCCAGGCCGCCTGCAGGTGCCccagccgccccctccccggccgggTCGCCTGGGCCTCGGCGCAG GTCGAGGTGTCAGGACATCTGCACTCGGGCCGCCCACCCCTAGGGCTCCGCACGGCGGGGGCTCCGCACACTACACCCCGGTCCTCGGcctcgcagggagcccggccGCCCCCCGGACACCAGccctggagagaggaagagaagacaagGGGACAGAAGAAGTGCTTCCCGCAGAGGGGACACTGCT